TCGGCATCCATGGTGCTCAAGTTCTGGATCTGGAGCTTGAGGAGAGACGAGGCGAGCTTCTCGGAGTAGCCAAGCTTCACAGCAAAGGCATCTGGGTGATTGTTAGCCGTAACCTCAtcgcagcagaagcagagaaacATACCAGCCTGGAATTCGAATTTACGACTGAGGATGTTCATTAGAAGCTTAACAACGGCGTCCATTGGTGCCAGAGCATCCGAAAACAGAAGGAATCCAATCATGATGGGTTGTTCGTTAATGAAACCGAAAGATTGGTACAACGACCTGTTGTTTACAAAGACCgagaaaagagcaaagatgTAGAACATGTGGAACTACAGCAGTCAGTTGGACCTGTCTCACACAATCATCAAGCAGGCTAACATACCTGGGCGATACCGAACAGCTTGGTGGTGTGGCTGAGACTCCAATGGCCCAATTCATGGCTCAGAACGGCGACCACCTCCTCAGACTCACTCTTCTCGATCAAAGTATCGTAAATGACAATATGCTTCTTCCATGGCAGTCCATAGAAATATGCGTTGCTGTGAGCACTTCGCTTGCTACCATCGATGACGTGAAGTTCCTGGAGAGGGAAGTTCAGCTTCTTGGCGAGGTTCTCAACGCCAGTCTTTAGGTCACCAGGTTCCAAGGGCGATAGCTTGTTGAACAACGGCAGGATCACAATCGGGTAGATGGTAATGGCAAAGATCTGGACGAAGATACCAAAAAGCCACAGGTAGTAGAAGAACGAGTTACCAGTCTTCTGGACGATCTTGAGCACTGCGCTAATGATAGGCGTTCCAAGCACAATTCCGAGCATCTGACCCTTCAGCATATCCGTAACCCAGAGCTTGAGAGTCTGCTTATTGAAGCCgaatttctcttccaagacaaAAGTGTTGTAGTACGAGATTGGTAGCGACAGAATAGTGCTAATCAGGTTGAACCCAAATAAGAACACGAGAGTTTGCGTGATTTCGCCTTGGAACCGAGAAGGGAAGTACTGTGCCAACAAGAGACCGCTAGCTCCCCAGAGCTTGGGGAGGATATCACCGTAGATAAACGCAAGATTCTGAATTTGACCGTAGAGACCAGCAACGAAGCCGAACTTCGCTTTCGCGCGACCGTAAGACTGGAGACGCGGTTAGGTGTAACGCTCGACCTGGATGGATGATGGGCATGCTTACTTGACTTTGATCGAAGACCTTCTGAGACACCTCATTCTCCAAAACCTGTGGGGGCTTTGTGCGCTGCAGGATCTTATATTGAcggagagacagaagaccTTCTAGGACAAATTGTCCCAAAGAGAATCCCACGAGGACATTCTTCCATGGGAAGAACGGGCGGTCGAGGAGACGCGCCAATTGCTATAACCGCCACGGTAAGCCAGATCAGCTATAGCTCTTTTATCATAAGCGGACAGGTGTCACCGCGGAGGCGTGgatttcttcaaagacattTGAAGACAAGGGACGTACCTCGAGTATATACATGTTGAAGCGAACCCAACAACAGCTATGCCTCAATGTCAAGGAACTGCTGTGCTGTGTTGTTTGTCAGGTTGATAGTAACATTCCAAGCAGGTTGCGCTTTGAAGTATTGCGGGAGCATGGAGTGCCTTAGTCACCTGTGGTTGTTGTTACTAGCTCATTACGCAATTTTAATACAGTGGAACCAAGAATGTAtccattgtatgtacagtatgtgTATGTCATAGGTTACCTATTGTGGTTGCCTGTGAATAAATCACAATAGGGAGTTCAATTAATAAGTGGATCGCCAATAGTTCTATTAGCATTTAGTAGGAATAAATTACTGCTAGTAGGGTACGTATTAAGTAGGGCTATATTTAGCATAGGAGGGCTAGTGTATAGGAAGAGACCACCTAAGCCATAGTTAATATATAAATGCTATATACCCTTCGCGTGTTTATAACAGCGAAAACCACGAGATTGAATAGTATTACTATGAATTATCCATAAGAAGCCGGGACCGAATGAGAGTAAGAGAACTTTGTAGTCCCGCCGTCATGGTTGTATAGGGCTGCTCCGGTACATGTACTATCGACAGGTGCcatgtactagtagtattcCCTTGGTGGGAGACCCATCTCAATCAATGCTACATTGGTAGAAATATGGCTATAGTGTCCATTATGAAACCTTCCATGGATATACTGATTATTACCAGAGCGAGTATATAGTAAGGCCTTCACATCGTCCCGACATTTAATCATCTACCCAATGCTTTTTTTTCATTGCATTCGTCATCTCCCTATAAGTAGCCCCTACATAGGTTCATGCAAGTAGAAAGAATAAGAAATAAGTAATAAAAATGAACATAGAAAAGTTTTTCCACTGAACAGCGTCATAACACACGTCAAAGAAGTAGTGTCCTACTCCATCCATAACAACTCATCCCCCCCAATCCATCCATCACCTGTTGGACATAATGGGCTCTTGGTTCTTGGGATCCTTTGCATAGGCCGCGATTGCGGAGAATCCCAAGTGTTCTTCCCCTTGACACTCCTACCAAGAAGCATGGACGGCGATTGGTCCTCCTGCGTTCTCTATTCATGGGTAAAACCAGATGCCTTCATTCCTGTGGTAAATTCCCCATGAAGCTTGAACTCTTCAAGGCCTGTTTCCGAGGAATAGAGGGAACCAGAAGTTTGGATTTCCTTCACCCCCCTTCCAGCTGGCTCAATCAGGTCAAGCTACATAAACACGCACATAATAGCTCGCTTAGTTCAGGATGGGTTCGAGGGTGTTACCGCTATCACACAGTTAGACATCTATCATCCAGGAAAAGACCTATGATGGAATAGAAAAATTACTTACGCAACAATGTTAGCCCACCCAATCAGACGCCAGTGCTTGTCGATTCTGCGAGAAATGGCAATCTTCTCGCCAATTTCGGTACAAGCAGGGCTGGTCAAGCTCAGCTTTGCAGCATCGGCCTTGACGCCCATGACCTTAGCACCGGTGGCCGTAGAACCGATGTTGACCATCAGAACCTCGTTCTTGCTCAGCTTAGCAACCTTGGCCTGCTTGCCGTCGGCGGTCTTCACACCCAACAACCGGCGCAGCAAGAAATAGTTGACCTCCAGTTCGGTGTAAATGGCGGGCAGACGTCCGCGATGGCCCAGGACGAAACCGACAAGACGATCGGCACGGCACAGAGTAGGGTCCACACGGGTACCGACACCAATAAGACCACCAGGAACAGCAAATTTCAGGTCGTTGTGCTCAgcgaagagagaaacaacCCGCGAGAAGATGGGCCGGCACTGAATCTTGCCGTTCTCGTCCTTGGTTACGAGACCGGGACGGATTTCCACCTCGTCGTTAAGCTTAAGCACACCAGTCAGAATGGAACCACCAGCAACACCGCCCTTCAGCTCATCAATCTCGGCACCAGGCTTGTTCACATCGAATGAACGGATGACGATCATGTGTGGCGAAGCGGTGAAATCACGGACAGGGACAGGGATGTGGGAAACAAGGTATTCGTTGACAGCATCAATGTTGTACTTCAGCTGAGCGGAGATGGGGATAATAGGAGAGCCATCAGCAACAGTACCACGGATGAACTTCAGAATCGATTGGTAATGCTGAaaagctccttcttccctcatcAGATCAACCTTATTTTGCAAGATGATAATATGGCTAAGCTTCATAATCTCGATAGCTGCCAAATGTTCCGAGGTTTGAGGCTGAGGGCAAGTTTCGTTTCCGGCaatcagaagaagagctgCGTCCATGACGGCGGCACCTGACAACATGGTACTCATCAGAATATCGTGACCGGGGCAGTCAACGAAGCTGAGG
The sequence above is a segment of the Aspergillus oryzae RIB40 DNA, chromosome 3 genome. Coding sequences within it:
- a CDS encoding zinc metalloprotease (metalloprotease), with protein sequence MYILEQLARLLDRPFFPWKNVLVGFSLGQFVLEGLLSLRQYKILQRTKPPQVLENEVSQKVFDQSQSYGRAKAKFGFVAGLYGQIQNLAFIYGDILPKLWGASGLLLAQYFPSRFQGEITQTLVFLFGFNLISTILSLPISYYNTFVLEEKFGFNKQTLKLWVTDMLKGQMLGIVLGTPIISAVLKIVQKTGNSFFYYLWLFGIFVQIFAITIYPIVILPLFNKLSPLEPGDLKTGVENLAKKLNFPLQELHVIDGSKRSAHSNAYFYGLPWKKHIVIYDTLIEKSESEEVVAVLSHELGHWSLSHTTKLFGIAQFHMFYIFALFSVFVNNRSLYQSFGFINEQPIMIGFLLFSDALAPMDAVVKLLMNILSRKFEFQADAFAVKLGYSEKLASSLLKLQIQNLSTMDADWMYASYHYSHPILSERLKALGWKGGKVTDYKAEDDEKPVKAADREL
- a CDS encoding translation initiation factor eIF2 subunit gamma (translation initiation factor 2, gamma subunit (eIF-2gamma; GTPase)), translated to MAANGDFSDDESQPGSPMLNANGHDDIEEQEPLDQEEKPLKSAMKSVPPVSQPKRPELPEQPDPATLDLSTLTPLSPEIIARQATINIGTIGHVAHGKSTVVKAISEVQTVRFKNELERNITIKLGYANAKIYKCDNPECPRPTCFKSFKSEKEIDPPCERDGCTGRYRLLRHVSFVDCPGHDILMSTMLSGAAVMDAALLLIAGNETCPQPQTSEHLAAIEIMKLSHIIILQNKVDLMREEGAFQHYQSILKFIRGTVADGSPIIPISAQLKYNIDAVNEYLVSHIPVPVRDFTASPHMIVIRSFDVNKPGAEIDELKGGVAGGSILTGVLKLNDEVEIRPGLVTKDENGKIQCRPIFSRVVSLFAEHNDLKFAVPGGLIGVGTRVDPTLCRADRLVGFVLGHRGRLPAIYTELEVNYFLLRRLLGVKTADGKQAKVAKLSKNEVLMVNIGSTATGAKVMGVKADAAKLSLTSPACTEIGEKIAISRRIDKHWRLIGWANIVAGNTLEPILN